From a region of the Myroides sp. JBRI-B21084 genome:
- a CDS encoding helix-turn-helix domain-containing protein, translating to MKFSAQLQKVMQHFGLTTTEMADKINVPKATISHLISERNKPSLEFIMKVHTTFPTLNLEWLIYGKEPFLANSNQPENNETNHTPTLNFDETFKDTIINTQQTITQNNLEPNLFETELSKPIQNENISEKMSNNVENVLSFDAQKIDSIVIFYSNGSFKQYKP from the coding sequence ATGAAGTTTAGTGCACAGTTGCAAAAAGTTATGCAACATTTTGGTTTAACAACCACAGAAATGGCCGATAAAATTAACGTACCAAAAGCTACAATTTCGCATCTGATTTCAGAGCGAAACAAACCAAGTTTAGAATTTATAATGAAGGTACACACTACCTTTCCAACCCTAAATTTAGAATGGTTGATTTATGGAAAAGAACCTTTTTTAGCAAATTCCAATCAACCAGAAAACAATGAAACAAACCACACACCTACTTTAAATTTTGATGAAACTTTTAAGGATACAATTATAAACACTCAACAAACCATCACACAGAATAATTTAGAACCAAATTTGTTTGAAACAGAACTTTCGAAACCAATACAAAACGAAAATATTTCTGAAAAAATGAGCAATAATGTAGAAAACGTTTTATCTTTCGATGCACAAAAAATTGATAGCATTGTTATTTTTTACAGCAATGGCAGTTTTAAACAGTATAAACCTTAA
- a CDS encoding M14 family zinc carboxypeptidase, producing MQFLNQVEINQRYFTNKHLENVLEQLDSSIFKTSVLGKSVQQKNIYKIEFGSGNYKVLLWSQMHGNETTTTKAVIEFLINLNTTKNLNWLNYFSFTFIPILNPDGAEAFTRVNANKVDLNRDSVDLSQPEAQILRNAFNTFKPNLALNMHDQRTIFSVGSTNNTATLSFLAPAFNQARTINETRTFAMQLIASMNTELQKVVPSHIGRFDDGFNLNCIGDMFTYLNTPTILFEAGFFKNDYQRNVAQKLVFNSLNHLFNSIITKEYERFTVTNYLEIPENEKNYVDVVIKNFTSTNPNFINKKALPVVFKEVILNNELHLQPQIDFDSAPNYQFAHLQLNAQLQEINNQEQLLKVLQDVIIP from the coding sequence ATGCAATTTTTAAATCAAGTAGAAATTAATCAACGATATTTTACAAATAAGCATTTAGAAAACGTTTTAGAACAGTTAGATTCTTCTATATTTAAAACATCGGTTTTAGGTAAAAGTGTTCAACAAAAAAATATATATAAAATTGAATTTGGTTCGGGTAATTATAAAGTTTTGCTTTGGTCGCAAATGCATGGAAACGAAACCACAACTACAAAAGCTGTTATTGAATTTTTAATAAATTTAAACACTACTAAAAATCTAAATTGGTTAAACTATTTTAGTTTTACTTTTATACCGATATTAAACCCAGATGGAGCTGAAGCTTTTACACGTGTTAACGCCAATAAAGTTGATTTAAATCGCGATTCGGTTGATTTATCGCAACCTGAAGCTCAAATTTTAAGAAATGCTTTTAACACCTTTAAGCCCAATTTAGCTTTAAATATGCACGATCAGCGCACTATTTTTTCGGTTGGTTCAACTAATAATACTGCTACGCTTTCTTTTTTAGCACCTGCATTTAACCAAGCGCGTACAATTAATGAAACTCGCACATTTGCTATGCAATTAATTGCATCAATGAATACTGAACTGCAAAAAGTTGTTCCAAGCCACATAGGTAGGTTTGACGATGGTTTTAATTTAAATTGTATAGGCGACATGTTTACTTACCTTAACACACCAACAATTTTGTTTGAAGCAGGGTTCTTTAAAAACGATTACCAAAGAAATGTAGCTCAAAAATTAGTTTTTAATAGTTTAAATCATTTATTTAATAGTATAATTACTAAAGAATATGAACGTTTTACGGTGACTAATTATTTAGAGATTCCTGAAAATGAAAAGAATTATGTAGATGTTGTAATTAAAAATTTTACATCAACAAACCCTAATTTTATTAACAAAAAAGCACTTCCGGTAGTGTTTAAAGAAGTGATTTTAAATAATGAATTGCATTTACAGCCCCAAATTGATTTTGATTCGGCACCTAACTATCAATTTGCGCACCTTCAACTAAATGCCCAACTACAAGAAATTAATAATCAAGAGCAGCTGCTTAAAGTGTTACAGGATGTGATAATTCCATAG
- a CDS encoding ankyrin repeat domain-containing protein, protein MKFFVLICSFFVSIVSMAQTEEKNIFDIARNGSLTELNALVEKNPEVINEIDKRGFSPLIIACYRGNVSVAEYLIANVKNINYASAQGTALAGLVMHFNKDLAEKLLKNGANPNIVDLNGETALFLAVKSNNVEFVELLLAHNADTSIKDKQQKTVFEYAVESNNQTLINLLKK, encoded by the coding sequence ATGAAGTTTTTTGTATTGATATGCAGTTTTTTTGTATCGATTGTATCGATGGCTCAAACCGAAGAAAAAAATATTTTTGATATTGCCCGAAATGGTTCTTTAACAGAGTTGAATGCGTTGGTAGAAAAAAATCCGGAGGTAATTAATGAAATTGATAAAAGAGGTTTTTCGCCTTTAATTATAGCTTGCTACAGAGGTAATGTATCAGTAGCTGAATATTTAATTGCAAACGTTAAAAATATTAATTATGCAAGTGCACAAGGTACTGCTTTAGCAGGTTTGGTAATGCATTTTAATAAGGATTTAGCAGAAAAACTTCTGAAAAATGGTGCAAATCCTAATATTGTTGATTTAAATGGCGAAACTGCTTTGTTTTTAGCTGTAAAAAGCAATAATGTTGAATTTGTTGAACTACTATTGGCACATAATGCAGATACATCTATAAAAGATAAACAACAAAAAACAGTGTTTGAGTATGCTGTAGAATCAAACAATCAAACATTAATAAATTTATTAAAAAAATAA
- a CDS encoding T9SS type A sorting domain-containing protein has product MKKIFTLTALLGVFVANAQFTSNTLTLGSTGMTAKLETTTTMATLTLTGSSTSYLAIGFNAQGSGMANGSDAFIYTNNNNVDYTFTGVGNTPTLDAAQNWTISSNTVASGIRTIVATRALVGGTGDFTIPNAAGNIAISYAKGSSTTLANHNTSRGYSTFVMTAAASNDTFETNKVKLYPNPTTDIVNFSCEVAIKNVTIYDITGKKVQSVALNNANSMNISTLSNGAYIFEIELNNNVKHYEKVIKE; this is encoded by the coding sequence ATGAAGAAAATTTTTACTTTAACTGCTTTATTAGGTGTGTTTGTTGCAAATGCACAATTTACATCTAATACTTTAACTTTAGGGTCAACAGGTATGACAGCTAAACTAGAAACCACTACAACAATGGCAACTTTAACCTTAACAGGTAGTAGCACATCGTATTTAGCAATTGGTTTTAATGCACAAGGCTCGGGTATGGCTAATGGTTCTGATGCTTTTATTTACACAAATAATAACAATGTAGATTATACTTTTACAGGTGTTGGTAACACGCCAACTTTAGATGCTGCACAAAATTGGACTATTTCTAGTAATACAGTGGCATCGGGTATAAGAACTATTGTTGCAACAAGAGCATTAGTTGGTGGCACAGGCGATTTTACAATTCCTAACGCTGCTGGTAACATTGCTATTAGTTATGCAAAAGGAAGTTCAACTACATTAGCAAACCACAACACAAGTCGTGGGTATAGTACTTTTGTTATGACGGCAGCTGCATCAAACGATACTTTTGAAACAAACAAAGTTAAATTGTATCCAAACCCAACTACCGATATAGTTAATTTTTCATGTGAAGTTGCAATTAAAAATGTAACTATTTACGATATTACTGGTAAAAAAGTACAATCGGTAGCTTTAAATAATGCAAATTCTATGAATATATCTACTTTGTCAAATGGTGCTTATATTTTTGAAATTGAATTAAATAATAATGTTAAACATTACGAAAAAGTTATAAAAGAATAA
- a CDS encoding Lrp/AsnC family transcriptional regulator, which produces MSKFRLDEIDHQILDMLIDNTRVPFTDIAKKLLISAGTVHVRVKKMEDAGIIQGSSLTLDYEKLGYSFIAYVGIFLHNTSQTKFVLERINEIPFVTVAHVTTGKFNIFCKIRAKNTRHAKEVIFMIDDIEGVYRTESMISLEESINDKKRLMHTIFKDL; this is translated from the coding sequence ATGAGTAAGTTTCGATTAGATGAGATAGATCACCAGATATTAGATATGTTGATTGATAACACACGAGTACCTTTTACTGATATCGCCAAAAAATTATTAATTTCGGCTGGTACAGTACACGTACGTGTTAAAAAAATGGAAGATGCAGGAATTATTCAAGGTTCATCTTTAACGTTAGATTACGAAAAATTAGGTTATTCTTTTATAGCTTACGTTGGTATTTTCTTACATAATACATCGCAAACTAAATTTGTATTAGAGCGTATTAACGAAATTCCTTTTGTTACCGTAGCACACGTTACAACAGGTAAATTCAATATCTTTTGTAAAATTCGTGCAAAAAACACACGTCATGCTAAAGAAGTTATTTTTATGATAGATGATATTGAAGGTGTTTACAGAACCGAATCAATGATTTCGTTAGAAGAAAGCATTAACGATAAAAAACGTTTAATGCACACTATTTTTAAAGATTTATAA
- the yaaA gene encoding peroxide stress protein YaaA: MKIIISPAKSLNFENQAPTNVFTKPVFTKQSKEVHKVLKTLKPTDLSSLMDISDNLAHLNWQRNKTRKYQLKELNAQVKQAVFAFNGDVYTGLDANSLNESQILYLQNKLNILSGLYGLLKPLDAIEPYRLEMGIKLSINEKKDLYDFWNEHVTLQLNKGVKKNDVLINLASNEYFGAVNKKLLKAKIITPEFKEYKNGQLKMISFFAKKARGLMVRFMAENGIENVEDIKNFNVEGYLFDSNLSTDTKWVFTR, from the coding sequence ATGAAAATAATTATATCGCCTGCAAAATCATTAAATTTTGAAAACCAAGCGCCTACAAATGTTTTTACAAAGCCTGTTTTTACAAAACAAAGTAAAGAAGTGCATAAAGTTTTAAAAACTTTAAAACCTACAGATTTAAGTAGTTTAATGGATATTTCTGATAATTTAGCTCATTTAAACTGGCAGCGCAACAAAACTCGTAAATATCAGTTAAAAGAATTAAATGCACAGGTTAAGCAAGCTGTTTTTGCATTTAATGGTGATGTTTACACAGGTTTAGATGCCAATTCATTAAACGAAAGTCAAATACTTTATTTACAAAATAAACTAAATATACTTTCTGGTTTATACGGTTTATTAAAACCTTTAGATGCTATTGAACCATACCGTTTAGAAATGGGAATTAAATTATCAATAAACGAAAAAAAGGATTTATATGACTTTTGGAACGAACATGTAACCTTACAACTTAACAAAGGGGTTAAAAAGAACGATGTACTTATAAATTTAGCTAGTAACGAATATTTTGGTGCAGTTAACAAAAAGTTACTTAAGGCAAAAATTATAACGCCAGAATTTAAAGAATATAAAAACGGACAATTGAAAATGATTAGTTTTTTTGCTAAAAAAGCCCGTGGTTTAATGGTGCGTTTTATGGCCGAAAATGGTATTGAAAATGTAGAGGATATTAAAAATTTTAATGTTGAAGGTTATTTGTTTGATAGTAATTTATCAACCGATACAAAGTGGGTTTTTACAAGATAA
- a CDS encoding transporter: MKKQLFIIAFLGTIHATNAQYTKDINTNRPSSSMGAYSVSKEIFQIEGGFSYQNDTFENNNENKQQNYQIQLRYGDLLEQLEFIGEFNFSSNQITNGNLNETNSGFRQLNFGAKFLLYDHYKYYVEKRNVYSWKANQRFKWKRLIPAISIYAGAQFNTKNNLYYPNLPDVGLKTMLIAQQHLSKRFSITYNFIGENVTENEFINIGYIVTASLGINNNWSLFGEHQGSISRKYFNQTVPFENDAFLKVGITFKVHQNLQIDGFTGSNFQNNPNKIQAGLGVSWRNHKKYQFKDPTEL; this comes from the coding sequence ATGAAAAAACAGTTATTTATAATCGCTTTTTTAGGTACCATACATGCAACTAATGCACAATACACTAAAGATATCAACACCAACCGCCCTAGTTCGTCAATGGGTGCTTACAGCGTAAGTAAAGAAATTTTTCAAATAGAGGGTGGGTTTAGTTATCAAAACGACACTTTTGAAAACAACAACGAAAACAAACAACAAAACTATCAAATACAATTACGATACGGCGATTTATTAGAACAATTAGAATTTATTGGCGAATTTAATTTTTCCAGCAATCAAATAACAAACGGAAATTTAAATGAAACAAACAGTGGTTTTCGTCAACTTAATTTTGGAGCCAAATTTTTATTGTACGACCATTACAAATACTATGTTGAAAAACGAAATGTTTATAGCTGGAAAGCAAACCAACGCTTTAAGTGGAAAAGGTTAATTCCCGCAATATCAATATATGCCGGAGCACAATTTAACACAAAAAACAATTTATACTACCCTAATTTACCCGATGTTGGTTTAAAAACAATGCTTATTGCACAGCAACATTTAAGCAAGCGATTTAGTATTACATATAATTTTATTGGCGAAAATGTTACCGAAAACGAGTTTATAAACATTGGATATATTGTAACTGCATCGCTAGGTATAAATAATAATTGGAGCTTATTTGGTGAACATCAAGGCTCTATTTCTCGTAAATATTTTAACCAAACAGTACCTTTTGAAAATGATGCCTTTTTAAAAGTAGGAATAACTTTTAAAGTGCATCAAAACTTACAAATTGATGGATTTACAGGAAGTAATTTCCAAAACAATCCCAATAAAATACAAGCAGGTTTAGGTGTTTCATGGCGCAATCATAAAAAATACCAGTTTAAAGACCCAACCGAATTGTAG
- a CDS encoding spermidine synthase: MNILKKYLSYLNIIPEKKYQSVHNGVLEINWVNGSKVLDTQNTNYSYGNLGKVLQKGLVQTKSNFTSKASTILVLGLGGGDVIKQLQQQFKTEGLITAVEIDPIVIQIAMNDFGIIPDKSLEIINNDALQFIKYTKKTFDLIIVDLFTDSEIPEFVFNNSFIMQIHNILKINGTAILNTFILNDEHELRNQKLIDLLQKNFAVQSFKNLYGHNHLIVIQKTA, encoded by the coding sequence ATGAATATTTTAAAAAAATACCTTAGCTACTTAAATATAATACCCGAAAAAAAATACCAATCGGTACATAACGGCGTTTTAGAAATTAATTGGGTAAATGGATCCAAAGTTTTAGATACCCAAAACACTAACTACTCTTACGGCAATTTGGGTAAGGTTTTACAAAAAGGATTAGTACAAACTAAAAGTAATTTTACTAGTAAAGCATCTACTATTTTAGTATTAGGTTTGGGTGGTGGCGATGTTATTAAACAGTTGCAGCAACAATTTAAAACCGAAGGTTTGATTACCGCTGTTGAAATAGATCCTATTGTTATTCAAATTGCCATGAACGATTTTGGTATTATTCCTGATAAATCGCTTGAAATTATAAATAACGACGCACTTCAGTTTATAAAATATACAAAAAAAACATTCGATTTAATAATAGTAGATTTATTTACCGATTCTGAAATTCCTGAATTTGTTTTTAATAACAGCTTTATTATGCAAATTCACAACATTTTAAAAATTAATGGAACAGCTATTTTAAACACTTTTATTTTGAATGATGAACACGAATTACGTAATCAAAAATTAATTGATTTATTGCAAAAAAATTTCGCCGTACAATCGTTTAAAAATCTATACGGACACAATCATCTAATTGTAATACAAAAAACAGCATGA
- a CDS encoding DUF5777 family beta-barrel protein codes for MIKKITLLFLLFSVNAFAQDDDLLKEIDTLSITEEFAPPAFKALQVVTAQSTKLAAKGDLYFLVSHRFGDLSNGFDNFFGLDDASTKIGFIYGVSDNLNLGLGRETFMKTYDANLKYRIFSQTNKFPVEVVGYHTVSLNSELSKDDYPNLEFSHRVAYLSQLLISKRFNERFSLQLTPSYVHKNLYIPNTDEKDQILTSLSGRYKLSRRVSLNGEYFVNFADSDVYRNPFSLGVDIETGGHVFQLLLSNSQVNSDIGYLTNAAGNWEKGIIYFGFNLYRVF; via the coding sequence ATGATAAAGAAAATTACCCTACTGTTTTTATTATTTTCAGTAAATGCATTTGCCCAAGATGATGATTTGTTGAAGGAAATAGATACTTTAAGCATAACCGAAGAATTTGCACCACCGGCATTTAAAGCGCTTCAGGTTGTTACAGCGCAATCTACAAAATTAGCAGCTAAAGGAGATTTGTATTTTCTTGTTTCTCACCGTTTTGGTGATTTAAGTAACGGTTTTGATAACTTTTTTGGATTGGATGATGCATCAACAAAAATTGGATTTATTTATGGAGTTTCAGATAATCTAAACCTTGGTTTAGGTCGTGAAACATTTATGAAAACATACGATGCTAATTTAAAATACAGAATTTTTAGTCAAACTAATAAATTTCCGGTAGAAGTGGTAGGATACCATACCGTATCTTTAAACTCAGAATTAAGTAAAGATGATTATCCTAATTTAGAATTTTCACATCGTGTGGCATATTTAAGTCAACTTTTAATTTCAAAACGATTCAATGAACGTTTTTCATTGCAATTAACACCATCTTACGTTCACAAAAATTTATACATTCCTAATACCGATGAAAAAGATCAAATTTTAACCAGTTTAAGCGGCAGATACAAATTAAGTAGAAGAGTGTCATTAAATGGTGAGTATTTTGTGAATTTTGCAGATTCGGATGTTTATAGAAATCCATTTTCTTTAGGTGTTGATATTGAAACAGGCGGACACGTTTTTCAATTATTATTATCTAATTCTCAAGTTAATTCAGATATAGGTTATCTTACAAATGCTGCAGGAAATTGGGAAAAAGGAATCATATATTTTGGTTTTAATTTGTACAGAGTGTTTTAA
- a CDS encoding UDP-N-acetylmuramoyl-tripeptide--D-alanyl-D-alanine ligase, producing the protein MEIFELYSLFNQCDGVSTDTRNILPNSMFFALKGDNFNANEFALQAIEKGAAFAVVDDQNLKKLENNKLIVVPNVLKTLQELAAFHRFHIGLPIIALTGSNGKTTSKELLHAVLSKKYNTIATIGNLNNHIGVPLTLLLITEDTDIAIVEMGANHQKEIELLCKIAQPDFGFITNFGKAHLEGFGGIEGVIKGKSEMYEYLLENDKTAFVNFDDALQVQKSESINHFGFSMQAHASANVQINNAFAQPMATFQLQNTTITSQLTGLYNLTNMAFAVCIGTYFNVSLNDIKQAIEEYTPQNNRSQWVEINNKKILLDAYNANPSSMKVAIENFVQLNQNSKTMILGDMFELGNEANTEHQQVIQQVVNANAKAIFVGTHFYDNQIVNNNLQYFLTLTDLITNLQQHVIDADLILIKGSRGMALENVLEFL; encoded by the coding sequence ATGGAAATATTCGAACTATATTCACTTTTCAACCAATGCGATGGGGTTAGTACCGATACACGAAACATACTTCCCAACAGCATGTTTTTTGCATTAAAAGGCGATAACTTTAACGCAAACGAATTTGCGCTTCAAGCAATTGAAAAAGGTGCTGCTTTTGCTGTTGTTGACGACCAAAATCTAAAAAAATTAGAAAACAATAAACTTATTGTTGTACCTAATGTACTTAAAACACTACAAGAATTAGCAGCTTTTCATCGTTTTCATATTGGTTTACCAATAATTGCTTTAACTGGCAGCAACGGAAAAACCACAAGTAAAGAGCTGTTACATGCCGTTTTAAGTAAAAAATACAACACTATTGCTACTATTGGCAATTTAAACAATCATATTGGTGTACCACTTACATTATTGCTTATTACCGAAGATACTGATATTGCTATTGTAGAAATGGGTGCAAATCATCAAAAAGAAATTGAATTACTTTGCAAAATTGCACAGCCTGATTTTGGTTTTATTACAAATTTTGGAAAAGCACATTTAGAAGGTTTTGGTGGAATTGAAGGCGTTATTAAAGGTAAAAGTGAAATGTACGAGTATTTGTTAGAAAATGACAAAACAGCTTTTGTAAATTTCGACGATGCATTACAAGTTCAAAAAAGTGAATCAATTAATCATTTTGGATTTTCAATGCAAGCTCATGCTTCAGCAAATGTTCAAATAAATAACGCATTTGCACAACCTATGGCAACTTTTCAGTTACAAAATACCACCATTACATCTCAATTAACAGGCTTGTACAATTTAACCAATATGGCTTTTGCTGTTTGTATTGGAACATATTTTAATGTTTCTTTAAATGATATAAAACAGGCAATTGAAGAATACACACCACAAAACAATAGATCGCAATGGGTTGAAATAAACAATAAAAAAATACTGCTTGATGCATATAATGCAAACCCTAGCAGTATGAAAGTTGCAATTGAAAATTTTGTTCAGCTGAACCAAAATTCTAAAACAATGATTTTGGGTGATATGTTTGAATTAGGTAACGAAGCTAATACAGAACATCAACAAGTTATTCAACAAGTTGTTAATGCCAACGCAAAAGCTATTTTTGTTGGAACTCATTTTTATGACAACCAAATAGTTAACAACAACTTACAATACTTTTTAACACTTACAGATTTAATAACCAACTTACAACAGCATGTTATTGATGCCGATTTAATTTTAATTAAAGGATCAAGAGGAATGGCTTTAGAAAATGTACTTGAATTTTTGTAA
- a CDS encoding YceI family protein produces the protein MKKIVILIFLLGTNVISAQKYITQKGKVAFEASVPLFEDVNAVDSNNVTVFDVSSGNIASVSNVKNFRFTVKLMEEHFNESYAETAKYPKTTFKGKIIGFKLSDLSSTPKKYTIDGTLNFHGVDRAVKSIATIEMKDGKINIVGAFKAKPADYKVTIPKMVTKKIAEEVNVSYNFNLTKQ, from the coding sequence ATGAAAAAAATTGTTATACTCATTTTTTTACTTGGTACTAATGTAATTAGTGCTCAAAAGTATATAACTCAAAAAGGAAAAGTTGCTTTTGAAGCTTCGGTTCCACTTTTTGAAGATGTAAATGCTGTAGATTCAAATAATGTGACAGTTTTTGATGTTAGTTCTGGTAATATTGCATCGGTATCAAATGTTAAAAATTTTAGATTCACAGTAAAATTAATGGAAGAACATTTTAACGAAAGTTATGCCGAAACTGCAAAATATCCTAAAACTACGTTTAAAGGAAAAATTATTGGTTTTAAACTATCTGATTTATCATCAACACCCAAAAAATATACCATAGATGGAACACTAAATTTTCACGGAGTAGATCGCGCAGTAAAATCTATTGCAACAATTGAAATGAAAGATGGTAAAATTAATATTGTAGGTGCATTTAAAGCAAAACCAGCCGACTATAAAGTAACTATTCCTAAAATGGTTACAAAAAAAATTGCCGAAGAAGTAAATGTTTCATATAATTTTAATTTAACAAAACAATAA
- a CDS encoding metal-dependent hydrolase encodes MDSITQAVLGIAIANVTLNKNTTLKKQIALGIAFATIPDLDLFIAKFWSDPLTELEIHRSFSHSILFFIGLSFLGAGFLKKWFTYETFKTLWISIFCILITHSLLDIFTTWGTQILWPYPTKFAIKSIFVVDLFYTIPLAMGTYLGLKNKRRSFTFAGLFLSCCYLVWGVFVQNSVQNSLKEQFSKQNSTKKMQITVKPTFSNSFLWNVLIQSDNGFYIGDYSVFDKKPIQTHYFSQNSHLIAHINDKNINRLKKISSNQYIITKNNKGLVFNDLRFGLLKNNHNNVQFAFSYQLIPSQNGYKVYEIKKNRKDGVQLLKNIWLRLVTPN; translated from the coding sequence ATGGATTCAATTACACAAGCAGTTTTAGGCATAGCCATTGCAAATGTTACTTTAAATAAAAATACAACTTTAAAAAAGCAAATTGCATTAGGTATTGCTTTTGCAACTATACCTGATTTAGATTTATTTATAGCTAAATTTTGGAGCGATCCACTTACAGAACTAGAAATTCATAGATCGTTTTCACATTCCATTTTGTTTTTTATAGGATTAAGTTTTTTAGGTGCAGGTTTTTTAAAAAAATGGTTTACTTATGAAACGTTTAAAACGTTATGGATTAGCATTTTTTGTATTTTAATCACACATTCACTTTTAGATATTTTTACTACTTGGGGTACACAAATTTTGTGGCCCTATCCTACAAAATTTGCTATAAAATCAATATTTGTAGTCGATTTGTTTTATACCATTCCATTGGCAATGGGTACTTATTTAGGCTTGAAAAACAAACGTAGATCGTTTACTTTTGCTGGTTTGTTTTTAAGTTGTTGTTATTTAGTTTGGGGAGTTTTTGTTCAAAATTCGGTTCAAAATTCGCTAAAAGAGCAGTTTTCTAAACAAAATTCAACAAAAAAGATGCAAATCACTGTTAAGCCAACTTTTTCAAATAGCTTTTTGTGGAATGTACTTATACAAAGTGATAATGGTTTTTACATTGGTGATTATTCAGTTTTTGATAAAAAACCAATTCAAACACACTATTTTTCTCAAAATAGTCACTTAATTGCACATATTAATGATAAAAATATCAATCGATTAAAAAAAATAAGTTCCAACCAATATATTATTACAAAAAACAATAAAGGTCTTGTTTTTAATGATTTGCGATTTGGTTTGTTAAAAAATAATCACAACAATGTTCAATTTGCATTTTCGTATCAATTAATCCCATCACAAAATGGATATAAGGTTTATGAAATTAAAAAGAATCGTAAGGATGGCGTACAACTTTTAAAAAATATTTGGCTTAGACTTGTAACTCCTAATTAA